In Brachypodium distachyon strain Bd21 chromosome 2, Brachypodium_distachyon_v3.0, whole genome shotgun sequence, one genomic interval encodes:
- the LOC100840509 gene encoding uncharacterized protein LOC100840509 isoform X2, producing the protein MPRPPSIVSFRPDALAPSPRPVFPEWVLLDKTGLISVDRNETTAECTTSEGQPVAVSFWLVDAPDVSSFSVDCPGIPEKDLHSHPPFIICAEGPFVLFCVVLDVPSWRSFHLFLYTASEEPSLQLLPEPADHVVEDFENQYFAILPSCGDHHRDYAVAFLEWEWQSADIAYPQYYAYVFSSKKRSWTRKKVLLNLHKSEKALFVDAHDITKQMAVGSTSLAWVDLKRGVILLSDVFDQQPVIKYIPFPASRVRIPDDDSRTPSIAVEYVCDVICCKDLIKFVEIECDECRSNGSTWKAITWSRKVSWDNWRKLYTVDVDDISIDSSYAALLPELLDKNTNQLKLKNLISLVPTLSMQDDNLLYMMSKLKFEEGTSWIIAVDMEHVAVKAVAPVSTKTSCTFPMYFPCSFPKYLNYMTPEADVADPFVLLSPLQITAPTVTAEGSCQIGGLEKPGYTKGYNLHEEKEDMLNPAIVPQVPQQKKRRKRGGKKKKKNPAEVQDVRFGLYFSFILSILTAASFAAVVAYRLISMS; encoded by the exons ATGCCGCGGCCGCCCTCCATCGTTTCCTTCCGGCCGGACGCCCTGGCACCCTCCCCGCGCCCCGTCTTCCCCGAATGGGTCTTGCTCGACAAGACCGGTCTTATCTCCGTCGACCGGAACGAGACCACGGCCGAGTGCACGACGAGCGAGGGCCAACCCGTGGCGGTGTCCTTCTGGCTCGTCGACGCGCCGGATGTCTCCTCTTTCTCCGTCGACTGCCCCGGCATCCCAGAGAAAGACTTGCACTCCCACCCGCCCTTCATCATCTGCGCCGAGGGACCCTTCGTCCTCTTctgcgtcgtcctcgacgtcCCTAGTTGGCGCTCTTTCCACCTCTTCCTCTACACAGCTTCTGAGGAGCCGTCACTCCAGCTGCTTCCGGAACCTGCCGATCACGTGGTTGAGGACTTCGAAAACCAGTACTTTGCAATCTTGCCCTCTTGCGGCGACCACCACCGTGACTATGCTGTGGCTTTCCTTGAGTGGGAGTGGCAGTCGGCTGATATTGCGTACCCGCAGTACTATGCTTACGTATTCTCGTCGAAGAAACGGTCATGGACCAGGAAGAAGGTTCTGCTGAACCTGCACAAGTCTGAAAAAGCTCTATTTGTTGATGCACATGACATCACCAAGCAGATGGCTGTCGGAAGCACCTCACTGGCCTGGGTTGATTTGAAGCGTGGGGTTATTCTTCTCTCTGACGTGTTTGACCAGCAGCCAGTCATCAAGTATATCCCGTTCCCCGCGTCAAGGGTCCGCATTCCTGACGACGATAGCCGCACCCCTTCCATTGCTGTTGAGTATGTTTGTGATGTCATTTGCTGCAAGGACCTCATCAAGTTCGTTGAGATAGAGTGCGATGAGTGCAGGAGCAACGGCAGCACTTGGAAAGCAATCACATGGAGCAGGAAAGTCTCGTGGGACAATTGGCGCAAGCTTTACACGGTTGATGTTGATGACATCTCAATTGATTCGAGCTATGCAGCTTTGTTGCCAGAACTGCTAGACAAAAATACCAATCAACTTAAGCTGAAGAACCTGATTTCCCTTGTCCCTACCTTGAGCATGCAAGATGATAATCTTCTTTACATGATGTCCAAGTTGAAGTTTGAAGAAGGGACATCTTGGATCATTGCAGTTGACATGGAACATGTGGCTGTGAAGGCAGTAGCCCCGGTTTCTACCAAAACGTCCTGCACTTTCCCCATGTACTTCCCATGTTCCTTCCCCAAGTACCTCAACTACATGACACCAG AGGCAGATGTGGCTGATCCATTCGTCCTGCTGAG TCCCTTGCAAATTACAGCACCAACAGTGACTGCAGAAGGATCATGCCAAATAGGAGGACTTGAGAAACCAGGCTATACAAAGGGCTACAACTTgcatgaagaaaaagaag ACATGCTAAATCCAGCGATCGTCCCTCAAGTGCCTcagcagaagaagaggaggaagagggggggtaagaagaagaagaagaatccaGCGGAGGTTCAGGATGTCCGATTTGGATTGTATTTCAGTTTCATCCTCAGCATATTGACAGCAGCGTCCTTTGCAGCAGTAGTGGCGTATCGTCTCATCTCGATGTCTTAA
- the LOC100840509 gene encoding uncharacterized protein LOC100840509 isoform X1, whose amino-acid sequence MPRPPSIVSFRPDALAPSPRPVFPEWVLLDKTGLISVDRNETTAECTTSEGQPVAVSFWLVDAPDVSSFSVDCPGIPEKDLHSHPPFIICAEGPFVLFCVVLDVPSWRSFHLFLYTASEEPSLQLLPEPADHVVEDFENQYFAILPSCGDHHRDYAVAFLEWEWQSADIAYPQYYAYVFSSKKRSWTRKKVLLNLHKSEKALFVDAHDITKQMAVGSTSLAWVDLKRGVILLSDVFDQQPVIKYIPFPASRVRIPDDDSRTPSIAVEYVCDVICCKDLIKFVEIECDECRSNGSTWKAITWSRKVSWDNWRKLYTVDVDDISIDSSYAALLPELLDKNTNQLKLKNLISLVPTLSMQDDNLLYMMSKLKFEEGTSWIIAVDMEHVAVKAVAPVSTKTSCTFPMYFPCSFPKYLNYMTPEADVADPFVLLSPLQITAPTVTAEGSCQIGGLEKPGYTKGYNLHEEKEADMLNPAIVPQVPQQKKRRKRGGKKKKKNPAEVQDVRFGLYFSFILSILTAASFAAVVAYRLISMS is encoded by the exons ATGCCGCGGCCGCCCTCCATCGTTTCCTTCCGGCCGGACGCCCTGGCACCCTCCCCGCGCCCCGTCTTCCCCGAATGGGTCTTGCTCGACAAGACCGGTCTTATCTCCGTCGACCGGAACGAGACCACGGCCGAGTGCACGACGAGCGAGGGCCAACCCGTGGCGGTGTCCTTCTGGCTCGTCGACGCGCCGGATGTCTCCTCTTTCTCCGTCGACTGCCCCGGCATCCCAGAGAAAGACTTGCACTCCCACCCGCCCTTCATCATCTGCGCCGAGGGACCCTTCGTCCTCTTctgcgtcgtcctcgacgtcCCTAGTTGGCGCTCTTTCCACCTCTTCCTCTACACAGCTTCTGAGGAGCCGTCACTCCAGCTGCTTCCGGAACCTGCCGATCACGTGGTTGAGGACTTCGAAAACCAGTACTTTGCAATCTTGCCCTCTTGCGGCGACCACCACCGTGACTATGCTGTGGCTTTCCTTGAGTGGGAGTGGCAGTCGGCTGATATTGCGTACCCGCAGTACTATGCTTACGTATTCTCGTCGAAGAAACGGTCATGGACCAGGAAGAAGGTTCTGCTGAACCTGCACAAGTCTGAAAAAGCTCTATTTGTTGATGCACATGACATCACCAAGCAGATGGCTGTCGGAAGCACCTCACTGGCCTGGGTTGATTTGAAGCGTGGGGTTATTCTTCTCTCTGACGTGTTTGACCAGCAGCCAGTCATCAAGTATATCCCGTTCCCCGCGTCAAGGGTCCGCATTCCTGACGACGATAGCCGCACCCCTTCCATTGCTGTTGAGTATGTTTGTGATGTCATTTGCTGCAAGGACCTCATCAAGTTCGTTGAGATAGAGTGCGATGAGTGCAGGAGCAACGGCAGCACTTGGAAAGCAATCACATGGAGCAGGAAAGTCTCGTGGGACAATTGGCGCAAGCTTTACACGGTTGATGTTGATGACATCTCAATTGATTCGAGCTATGCAGCTTTGTTGCCAGAACTGCTAGACAAAAATACCAATCAACTTAAGCTGAAGAACCTGATTTCCCTTGTCCCTACCTTGAGCATGCAAGATGATAATCTTCTTTACATGATGTCCAAGTTGAAGTTTGAAGAAGGGACATCTTGGATCATTGCAGTTGACATGGAACATGTGGCTGTGAAGGCAGTAGCCCCGGTTTCTACCAAAACGTCCTGCACTTTCCCCATGTACTTCCCATGTTCCTTCCCCAAGTACCTCAACTACATGACACCAG AGGCAGATGTGGCTGATCCATTCGTCCTGCTGAG TCCCTTGCAAATTACAGCACCAACAGTGACTGCAGAAGGATCATGCCAAATAGGAGGACTTGAGAAACCAGGCTATACAAAGGGCTACAACTTgcatgaagaaaaagaag CAGACATGCTAAATCCAGCGATCGTCCCTCAAGTGCCTcagcagaagaagaggaggaagagggggggtaagaagaagaagaagaatccaGCGGAGGTTCAGGATGTCCGATTTGGATTGTATTTCAGTTTCATCCTCAGCATATTGACAGCAGCGTCCTTTGCAGCAGTAGTGGCGTATCGTCTCATCTCGATGTCTTAA